Proteins encoded in a region of the Paucibacter sediminis genome:
- a CDS encoding bacteriohemerythrin: MAYFEWADDMVIDGGAIDADHRHLVDLVNQLHSATTEGRGMEVVETILKELLAYTAEHLQREEQRMAELQFPDLERHRLTHAKFIADLQALRARFEAGSIAVAAQLSAVLRDWLSLHIRRGDKELLRFVQRRQRA, encoded by the coding sequence ATGGCCTACTTTGAATGGGCCGATGACATGGTGATCGATGGCGGCGCGATCGACGCGGACCACCGCCATCTGGTCGATCTGGTGAACCAGCTGCACAGCGCCACCACCGAGGGCCGCGGCATGGAGGTGGTGGAGACCATCCTCAAGGAGCTGCTCGCCTACACGGCCGAGCATCTGCAGCGCGAGGAGCAGCGCATGGCCGAGCTGCAGTTCCCCGATCTCGAGCGCCACCGGCTCACGCACGCGAAGTTCATCGCCGATCTGCAGGCCCTGCGCGCGCGCTTCGAGGCCGGCAGCATCGCGGTGGCGGCGCAGCTCTCGGCGGTGCTGCGCGACTGGTTGTCGCTGCACATCCGGCGCGGCGACAAGGAGCTGTTGCGCTTCGTGCAGCGCCGCCAGCGCGCCTGA
- a CDS encoding DNA polymerase Y family protein, with translation MAASPPSSTASGPLPQRLIAHLDMDAFYASVELLRYPDLKGLAVVVGGRRAHEPKTLPDGTRQYARLRDYTGRGVVTTSSYAARDLGVFSAMGLMKAALRAPDAILLPTDFDAYRRYSRLFKAAVAEVAPVIEDRGIDEIYIDLSDVPGIREPVGHDPLGGVRAVAREIKNSVLRATGLSCSIGITPNKLLSKIASELDKPDGITILLAEEIPARIWPLGVRKINGIGPKAGAKLLELGIESVGELAAADPALLRQHFGESYAAWLHEAAHGRDDRPVVTHSEPVSISRETTFERDLHAKHDRAELGAIFTRLCEQLAADLERKGYLGRTVGIKLRFEGFRTVTRDLTLELPTQDAQAIRRAAGACLKRVDLSQRLRLLGVRIGSLSRPGDAAAPRRGSKPAAPSRAENLPLF, from the coding sequence ATGGCCGCATCGCCTCCCTCCTCCACCGCCAGCGGGCCCCTGCCCCAGCGCCTGATCGCGCACCTCGACATGGACGCCTTCTATGCCTCCGTCGAGCTGCTGCGCTATCCCGATCTGAAGGGCCTGGCGGTGGTGGTGGGCGGGCGGCGCGCGCATGAGCCCAAGACCCTGCCCGACGGCACGCGCCAGTACGCGCGGCTGCGCGACTACACCGGCCGCGGCGTCGTCACCACCTCCTCCTACGCGGCCCGCGATCTGGGCGTGTTCTCGGCCATGGGCCTGATGAAGGCGGCGCTGCGCGCGCCCGATGCCATCCTGCTGCCCACCGATTTCGACGCCTACCGGCGCTACTCGCGCCTGTTCAAGGCCGCGGTGGCCGAAGTGGCGCCGGTGATCGAAGACCGCGGCATCGACGAGATCTACATCGACCTCTCCGACGTGCCCGGCATCCGCGAGCCGGTGGGCCACGATCCGCTGGGCGGGGTGCGCGCGGTGGCGCGCGAGATCAAGAACTCGGTGTTGCGCGCCACCGGCCTGAGCTGCTCGATCGGCATCACGCCCAACAAGCTGCTCTCCAAGATCGCCTCCGAGCTCGACAAGCCCGACGGCATCACCATCCTCCTGGCCGAGGAGATTCCCGCCCGCATCTGGCCGCTGGGCGTGCGCAAGATCAACGGCATCGGCCCCAAGGCCGGCGCCAAGCTGCTGGAGTTGGGCATCGAGAGCGTGGGCGAGCTGGCGGCCGCCGACCCGGCGCTGCTGCGCCAGCATTTCGGCGAGAGCTATGCGGCCTGGCTGCACGAGGCCGCGCATGGCCGCGACGACCGGCCGGTGGTGACGCACAGCGAGCCCGTCTCGATCAGCCGCGAGACCACCTTCGAACGCGACCTGCATGCCAAGCACGACCGCGCCGAACTGGGCGCGATCTTCACGCGCCTGTGCGAGCAGCTCGCCGCCGACCTCGAGCGCAAGGGCTATCTGGGCCGCACGGTGGGCATCAAGCTGCGCTTCGAGGGCTTTCGCACCGTCACGCGCGACCTCACCCTGGAGCTGCCCACCCAGGATGCGCAGGCGATCCGCCGCGCCGCCGGCGCCTGCCTCAAGCGCGTGGACCTGAGCCAGCGCCTGCGCCTGCTGGGCGTGCGCATCGGCAGCCTGTCGCGCCCCGGCGACGCCGCGGCGCCGCGGCGCGGCAGCAAGCCCGCCGCGCCGTCCAGGGCCGAGAACCTGCCGTTGTTCTGA
- a CDS encoding methyl-accepting chemotaxis protein, translating to MSGKKNMADLGIGVRLGLGFGVLLLMMAGIIFIAWQQFGRADAVNSRIIEQDWVKADAANVVNASTRANARNTMELIVSADAAQSARAKQRIEANKQIITEALRTLESLVRLPEGKAMLAQLKETRTKYVASFSKVAKLVDEGRKDEATQLLNSETLALLDAMQEPINGLTALQKKVVVASSAELRSDLGTGRMLLLAVGALGLALGVGFAWWITRSITRPLHAALRVARTVAAGDLSSQIEVRSADECGQLLQALKDMNASLVSIVSQVRQGADSMAIATDQIAAGNLDLSSRTEEQASSLQQTAASMEQLSATVKQNYDGGRHANQLAETASGVAVKGGAVVAQVVQTMEAINASSTKIADIIGVIDGIAFQTNILALNAAVEAARAGEQGRGFAVVAGEVRSLAGRSAEAAREIKKLITGSVGNVREGCKLVEQAGSTMDEIVVHVRRVADLMGEITTASKEQTTGIEQVNQAVGQMDQVTQQNAALVEEAAAAAQSLSDQAQGLVQAVSVFKLGAATPGQG from the coding sequence ATGAGCGGGAAAAAGAATATGGCGGACCTCGGCATCGGCGTACGCTTGGGCCTGGGATTCGGGGTCCTGCTGCTGATGATGGCGGGCATCATCTTCATCGCCTGGCAGCAGTTCGGCCGCGCCGATGCGGTCAACAGCCGCATCATCGAGCAGGACTGGGTCAAGGCCGATGCGGCCAATGTGGTGAACGCCAGCACGCGCGCCAATGCGCGCAACACCATGGAGCTGATCGTCAGCGCCGATGCGGCGCAGTCGGCCCGCGCCAAGCAGCGCATCGAGGCCAACAAGCAGATCATCACCGAGGCCCTGCGCACCCTGGAGTCGCTGGTGCGTCTGCCCGAGGGCAAGGCCATGCTGGCCCAGCTGAAGGAGACGCGCACCAAGTACGTGGCCTCCTTCAGCAAGGTGGCCAAGCTGGTCGACGAGGGCCGCAAGGACGAGGCCACGCAGCTGCTCAACAGCGAAACCCTGGCCCTGCTGGATGCCATGCAGGAGCCCATCAACGGGCTCACCGCCCTGCAGAAGAAGGTGGTGGTGGCCAGCAGCGCCGAGTTGCGCAGCGATCTCGGCACCGGCCGCATGCTGCTGCTGGCCGTCGGCGCGCTGGGCCTGGCGCTGGGCGTGGGCTTCGCCTGGTGGATCACGCGCTCCATCACCCGGCCCCTGCATGCGGCGCTGCGCGTCGCGCGCACCGTGGCGGCCGGCGACCTCAGCAGCCAGATCGAGGTGCGCAGCGCCGACGAATGCGGGCAGCTGCTGCAGGCCTTGAAGGACATGAACGCCAGCCTGGTGAGCATCGTCAGCCAGGTGCGCCAGGGCGCGGATTCGATGGCCATCGCCACCGACCAGATCGCCGCCGGCAATCTCGATCTGTCGTCGCGCACCGAGGAGCAGGCCAGCTCGCTGCAGCAGACCGCGGCCTCGATGGAGCAACTGTCGGCCACCGTCAAGCAGAACTACGACGGCGGCCGCCATGCCAACCAGCTGGCCGAAACCGCCTCGGGCGTGGCCGTCAAGGGCGGCGCCGTGGTGGCCCAGGTGGTGCAGACCATGGAGGCCATCAATGCCTCGTCGACCAAGATCGCCGACATCATCGGCGTGATCGACGGCATCGCCTTCCAGACCAACATCCTCGCCCTGAACGCCGCGGTGGAAGCCGCGCGTGCCGGCGAGCAGGGGCGCGGCTTCGCCGTCGTGGCCGGCGAGGTGCGCAGCCTGGCGGGCCGCAGCGCCGAGGCCGCACGCGAGATCAAGAAGCTCATCACCGGTTCGGTGGGCAATGTGCGCGAGGGCTGCAAGCTGGTGGAACAGGCCGGCAGCACCATGGACGAGATCGTCGTGCACGTGCGGCGCGTGGCCGACCTGATGGGCGAGATCACCACCGCCAGCAAGGAGCAGACCACCGGCATCGAGCAGGTCAACCAGGCGGTGGGCCAGATGGACCAGGTGACGCAGCAGAACGCTGCCCTGGTCGAGGAGGCCGCGGCCGCCGCGCAATCGCTGTCCGACCAGGCCCAGGGCCTGGTGCAGGCGGTGAGCGTGTTCAAGCTCGGCGCCGCGACGCCGGGCCAGGGCTGA